A region of the Edaphobacter lichenicola genome:
AAACAGGACCGTCCAGGGTTTGGTCAACGCAAAGCTGGCATCGAGCGAGATGGTTCCGACTCGATGTTCAATACTGACCGTGAGCATCTGCTTCGACGATTCCCCCGGCAAACTATCGGACCTATCGGATGACGCCAGCCTATCGGACAATGTCAGCCTGCCTTCCGTCGACCTTCCGCATCGAGGGGAGAAGATAGATTGTCAGTAGCGCCACTGTCGCAAAACCGATCAGCACGAGCGCCGTGCGGTTGGCGGCCGCATAGTTTCCGTCCTGCACGAGGTCGTAGAGCGAGATGGACAGGGTCCGCGTGGCTCCGGGGATGTTGCCGCCGAGCATGAGCACCACGCCGAACTCGCCTACGGTGTGGGTGAACGCCAGGACTGCGCTGGTGAGCAGGGAAGCGCGCGCCATGGGGAGCACTACTGTTGCGAATACCTTTGCTGGGTTTGCACCCAGTCCCGCCGCGGCTTCTATGAAGCCTCGATCGACCGCCTGAAAACCGGCTACCAGCGGCTGTACGGCAAACGGCAGGCTGTAGAGTATTGACCCTACCAGGAGGCCGCCGAAACTGAACGCCAACGGATGCCCGAAGACTCGCATCAGAAGCCTTCCCGGAGCGGTGAGCGGTCCCATGGCGATTAACAGGTAGAACCCGAGCACGGTTGGCGGGAGTACCAAGGGCAGGGCCACTATCGACTGTACGAAGGCGCGGCCTGCCCCATGTCCTGCGGCGATCCACCATGCCAGCGGCAGAGCTACTACCAGCAGAATCGCCGTCGTCCCCACCGCCAGCCGCAACGTTAACCACAGCGCTTCAAAATCCATACAGCGTCAGTCTATGACAAGCTGTCCTGCCGGACGGGGCCCACTGCGCGTGGGGCGGGCGTTCGCACGCCTTTTTACTGCTTCGCGTTGGTCCTCCCGAGGGTCGGAATGAGCGTCATTCGCGACCATCGGGAGCGCCGGGCGAAGCGGTACACGCGTCACGAAGTGACCGCCCTCCGCGCAGGAGGTCCCGTCCGGCAGGACAGCTTTCCTACTGCACTGGACGCAGACCGACCTGCGGAAGGTCTCCCTGGACCGCCGGAGAGAGCAGCCAGTTCAAAAAGAGGTGCGCCTCTGCCTTGTGCTCGGACTTTGTCATGATGACCGCGCACTGCCGTATCTCCGGGTACTGCGAGGTGGGCACCAGAATGTAGGTTCCAATCTCTTTGAAGTGTTGAGTGCTGGCTGCTGTCAGCGAGATCAACCCCAGCTGCGCGTTGCCGGACTCCACAAACTGCGCCGTCTGCGAGATATTCTCCCCCACAACAAAATGAGGAGACAACTTGTCGTAGAGCTTCATCCTGCGGAGCGCCGCGGCCGCCGCTCTCCCGTAGGGCGCGTGCAGCTCATTTGCGATGGCAATTGTTTTCACGCGGGGATCAGACAGTGTGTCCAGGGTGAGCGGCAACAGGCCGGAGTCTTTACGCGTCCACAACACCAGCGTGCCCTTCGCGTATGGCGTTGGCTGGGCACCATCGGCCAGTCCAGCCATCACAATCTTCTCTGGAAATACATAGTCGGCGGCCAGGAAGATATCAAACGGAGCGCCGTTCAGGATCTGCGTGACGAGCGTCGATGACGATCCGAAGCTGACGAGCAGCTTGATTCCGGTTTCATGCTCGTATCTTTGCGCCAGCGCCGGCATGACGGGTTGAAGGTCTGCCGCGGCAGCCACCCGAAGCTCCTTCTGCCCCAGGGCACTTTGGCCGTTCAACGTTAAGCCAAGACACAGACCAAGGCACACCAAAGCCGCAGACGCAGGGCGGCCTTTACGATAGGCTAGAAGCAACCATGAAAGTAGCAACACATCACCTTAGATGCACCGAATGCGCGACCGTCATCGGCAAGGATGAGGTTAGCAGCAACTTTCGCTGCCCGCTGTGCAACGGTCTCTATGAGGTGGTGTATCCGTGGACCAACGCTGCTGCGGGTCCCGACAGCCGGCTTCCTAATCCCAGCGCCCTTCGCTGGCTGTGGCAGGAGCGGCGTTCGTCAACGATGGCGGTTGACCAGTCCGGCGTCTGGCGCTTCCGCGATCTGCTGCCTATCGTCGACGATCTGGAGAAGGTTGTTACGCTTCGCGAGGGCAATACTCCTTTCTACGATCTTCCTCGGTGTGCGAAGGCCGCGGGGATCGACTGGCTACTCGCCAAGCACCAGGGCATGAATCCTACGGGGTCGTTCAAGGACACGGGGATGACGGCGGCATTGTCGGTCGCCGCGCAGAGCGGCTTCGAGTGGGTCGCCTGCGCCTCGACCGGCAATACCTCAGCCGCTATGGCTGCCTACGCCGCGCGGGCGGGCCTGCGCAGCATCGTCTTCATCCCCGAGGGCAAGATCGCCTGGGGCAAGCTCTCGCAGTCGATGGACTACGGCGCTCTTACGATCCAGCTCAAGACGGACTTCGACGGCTGCGTCAAGATTCTTGGCGAACTCGTGAAGCAGTTTCCGATCTACCTGCTCAACTCCGTCAACCCGTACCGCCTTGAAGGGCAGAAGACGCCTGCCTTCGAGCTGGTCGAACAGATGGAGTGGCAGGTTCCGGAGCACGTCATCGTCCCGGGTGGGAACCTCGCCAACTCCTCCGCTCTGGCTAAGGGCTTCGCCGAGATGCGTGAGCTTGGTCTGATACAGCGCACTCCGAAGATCAGCATCATTCAGGCCGAGGGGGCCAATCCTCTTTATCGCAGCCTGCTGGAGAACGGCGGAGAGCGCATGACTCCGGTTGTGGCTAACACCCGCGCCACCGCGATTCGCATCGGTAACCCGGCCTCGTGGCGGAAGGCGGTCAACGCCCTGAAGACCACCGGCGGCTGGTGCGAGCAGGTTACTGAGCAG
Encoded here:
- the thrC gene encoding threonine synthase, coding for MKVATHHLRCTECATVIGKDEVSSNFRCPLCNGLYEVVYPWTNAAAGPDSRLPNPSALRWLWQERRSSTMAVDQSGVWRFRDLLPIVDDLEKVVTLREGNTPFYDLPRCAKAAGIDWLLAKHQGMNPTGSFKDTGMTAALSVAAQSGFEWVACASTGNTSAAMAAYAARAGLRSIVFIPEGKIAWGKLSQSMDYGALTIQLKTDFDGCVKILGELVKQFPIYLLNSVNPYRLEGQKTPAFELVEQMEWQVPEHVIVPGGNLANSSALAKGFAEMRELGLIQRTPKISIIQAEGANPLYRSLLENGGERMTPVVANTRATAIRIGNPASWRKAVNALKTTGGWCEQVTEQEIALAKAEIGAEGVGCEPASAVTLAGLKKLVAQGKISTEERVVLILTGHTLKDSAYTIDYHRNELFSDAENAEFSVEEQTRHATLRKPPIVLEADTSLVLRTLESHMNQPQPA
- the modA gene encoding molybdate ABC transporter substrate-binding protein, with the translated sequence MAAAADLQPVMPALAQRYEHETGIKLLVSFGSSSTLVTQILNGAPFDIFLAADYVFPEKIVMAGLADGAQPTPYAKGTLVLWTRKDSGLLPLTLDTLSDPRVKTIAIANELHAPYGRAAAAALRRMKLYDKLSPHFVVGENISQTAQFVESGNAQLGLISLTAASTQHFKEIGTYILVPTSQYPEIRQCAVIMTKSEHKAEAHLFLNWLLSPAVQGDLPQVGLRPVQ
- the modB gene encoding molybdate ABC transporter permease subunit, translated to MDFEALWLTLRLAVGTTAILLVVALPLAWWIAAGHGAGRAFVQSIVALPLVLPPTVLGFYLLIAMGPLTAPGRLLMRVFGHPLAFSFGGLLVGSILYSLPFAVQPLVAGFQAVDRGFIEAAAGLGANPAKVFATVVLPMARASLLTSAVLAFTHTVGEFGVVLMLGGNIPGATRTLSISLYDLVQDGNYAAANRTALVLIGFATVALLTIYLLPSMRKVDGRQADIVR